One Xenopus tropicalis strain Nigerian chromosome 8, UCB_Xtro_10.0, whole genome shotgun sequence genomic window carries:
- the hmgb3 gene encoding high mobility group protein B3: MAKGDPKKPKGKMSAYAYFVQTCREEHKKKNPEIPVNFAEFSKKCSERWKTMSAKEKSKFDDLAKADKVRYDREMKDFGPVKKGKKKKDPNAPKRPPSGFFLFCSEFRPKIKSTNPGISIGDVAKKLGEMWNNLNDGEKQPYNNKAAKLKEKYEKDVADYKSKGKFDCAKGAPKLARKKEEDEDDDDEDEEEDEEDEEDDDD, encoded by the exons ATGGCTAAAGGTGACCCTAAGAAGCCGAAAGGCAAGATGTCTGCCTATGCATATTTTGTGCAGACATGCCGTGaagaacacaaaaagaaaaatcctGAAATCCCTGTGAACTTTGCAGAGTTTTCCAAGAAGTGCTCTGAGAGATGGAAG ACCATGTCGGCTAAAGAGAAATCAAAGTTTGACGATCTGGCAAAGGCAGACAAAGTTCGGTATGACAGAGAAATGAAAGACTTTGGACCTGTAAAGAAAGGCaagaagaagaaagatccaaatgCCCCTAAAAGGCCACC ATCTGGCTTTTTCCTCTTCTGCTCAGAATTCCGTCCAAAAATAAAATCTACAAACCCTGGTATTTCCATTGGTGATGTGGCAAAGAAGCTAGGTGAGATGTGGAATAACCTTAACGATGGTGAGAAGCAGCCATACAACAACAAGGCAGCTAAACTCAAGGAAAAATATGAAAAG GATGTTGCTGATTACAAATCTAAAGGAAAGTTTGACTGTGCTAAAGGAGCCCCAAAATTAGCACGGAAAAAAGAGGAAGacgaggatgatgatgatgaagatgaggaggaggatgaagaggacgaagaagatgatgatgattaa